One segment of Ziziphus jujuba cultivar Dongzao chromosome 12, ASM3175591v1 DNA contains the following:
- the LOC107406297 gene encoding homeobox-DDT domain protein RLT3, whose amino-acid sequence MVRNKKQNQLLQDLFNPNYILKKVFRKDGPPLGVEFDSPPPPAFSHCKDNQRATKRLKVSKHVVTNHTLRNAKNAPVRKHGIGKGLMTVWRATNPHGGDLPTGVGLADREVTDVSNSTFVPQNPQMWNRRPQQRRTLTGKLRNKGKEERLHLVRRRKMESNKQDNRKLLEKSICELALEGRASQENFHRIAMLVDDEELELRELQSVGDTPSSCDHFATSGLQGCSLCKDLLAKFPPNSVKMKQPFCLQPWKASPEIVKKLFKVFHFLYTYSIDADICPFTLDEFAQSFYDKDSLLLGKIHVSLLKLLLSNVQAELSGGSLPHLSKSCNFLVLLHTVENQEFTLELWKRCLNPLTWTEILRQVLVAAGFGSKQGSVRRDAISKEMNLMVNYSLRPGSMKGELFKILLEQGNNGLKVSELVKSLQMVDLNLANTTEELESLICTVLSSDITLFEKISSSTYRLRIDSVMRKFEDYQSDTGSGAVDDDPSENATCSSDDDSGCDAGNFSLRRLKYMNCHKSNVLKVYTEIDESHSGEVWLLGLMEGEYSDLSIEEKLNVLVTLIDLLRAGSNIRMENPTKAAAECFPNIHNSGSGAKIKRFTAKQPSLPRSCWDHVEQIHGVKEYEMDSSASILKFYQKSFGKGSGKETESGIGSHPMQSVFLGSDRRYNRYWLFLGPCCGNDPGHRRVYFESSEDGHWEVIDTEEALCALLSVLDDRGKREAFLIESLERRRAFLCQAMSSKMVTNTGPRQLTQFDQFEVDMVGEDSYSPVSDVDNNLALSDSANNSLPSSGAVILEVGKKGEEEQKQNWSRLQEFDSWIWNSFYLELNAVKHGKRSYFDTLARCDFCHDLYWRDEKHCRICHTTFEVDFNLEERYAIHAATCRKQEAILMFPKHKILSSQIQSLKAAIHSIELVMPEDALVGAWTKSAHKLWVKRLRRTTSLAELFQVLADFVGAINEDWLCQCNVVQDSYILAEEIMACFTSIPHTTSAVALWLVKLDALIAPLLGKNTS is encoded by the exons ATGGttagaaacaaaaaacaaaatcaacttcTCCAGGATTTGTTTAATCCAAACTACATACTGAAGAAGGTATTCCGTAAGGATGGTCCTCCCCTTGGTGTGGAATTTGACTCTCCTCCTCCACCTGCATTTTCCCATTGTAaag ATAACCAAAGAGCAACTAAAAGGCTGAAG GTTTCCAAGCATGTTGTCACGAATCATACGCTTCGTAATGCTAAAAATGCTCCTGTGAGGAAACATGGTATTGGGAAAGGCTTAATGACTGTCTGGCGGGCCACTAATCCTCATGGTGGAGATTTACCTACTGGTGTTGGTTTAGCTGACAGAGAAGTCACTGATGTATCTAACTCAACATTTGTGCCTCAAAATCCACAAATGTGGAACAGAAGACCACAACAACGAAGAACTCTGACT GGAAAATTACGAAATAAAGGGAAAGAAGAAAGACTTCATCTCGTCAGAAGAAGAAAG ATGGAATCTAACAAGCAAGATAATCGGAAGCTGTTGGAAAAATCAATTTGTGAACTTGCTTTGGAAGGAAGAGCTTCTCAAGAAAATTTTCATCGGATAGCAATGCTTGTGGATGATGAAGAGCTGGAGCTAAGAGAGTTGCAATCAGTAGGTGATACACCAAGTTCTTGTGATCATTTTGCTACCAGCGGACTGCAAGGTTGTTCACTATGCAAAG ACTTGTTGGCCAAGTTTCCACCAAATTCTGTAAAGATGAAGCAACCTTTCTGTTTACAGCCTTGGAAAGCATCTCCAGAAATTGTGAAGAAATTGTTCAAG GTTTTCCATTTCCTTTATACTTATTCTATAGATGCTGATATTTGCCCCTTCACTCTGGATGAGTTCGCTCAATCATTTTATGATAAG GATTCGTTGTTACTTGGAAAAATTCATGTTTCTCTTCTGAAGCTTCTTTTGTCTAATGTCCAAGCTGAGCTTAGTGGTGGATCTTTGCCTCATTTGAGCAAATCTTGCAATTTTCTTGTGTTGTTGCACACG GTTGAAAATCAGGAATTTACTCTCGAGCTCTGGAAGAGATGTCTTAATCCTCTTACATGGACAGAGATACTGCGACAAGTGTTGGTTGCAGCTGGTTTTGGGTCAAAGCAAGGTTCAGTGAGGAGGGATGCCATTAGCAAG GAAATGAATCTTATGGTGAATTACAGTCTACGTCCTGGTAGTATGAAGGGGgaactatttaaaattttgttagagCAAGGAAATAATGGGTTGAAAGTTTCTGAGTTGGTGAAGTCTTTGCAG atgGTCGACTTGAATCTTGCCAACACAACTGAGGAATTGGAGTCCTTAATATGCACAGTGCTATCAAGTGACATAACATTATTTGAAAAGATTTCTTCATCCACCTATCGTCTCCGTATTGATTCTGTTATGAGGAAGTTTGAGGATTATCAGTCAGACACAGGCTCTGGAGCTGTTGATGATGACCCTAGTGAGAATGCTACATGTAGCAGTGATGATGATTCTGGGTGTGATGCTGGAAATTTCAGTCTAAGAAGACTCAAGTATATGAATTGTCATAAAAGTAACGTGCTTAAGGTGTACACAGAAATTGATGAGAGCCATTCTGGGGAAGTATGGTTATTAGGACTGATGGAAGGCGAATACTCGGATTTAAGCATTGAAGAAAAGTTGAATGTATTAGTCACTCTAATAGATCTTCTCCGTGCAGGGTCCAATATAAGAATGGAG AATCCTACAAAAGCTGCTGCTGAATGCTTTCCTAACATCCACAATTCTGGTTCGGGAGCTAAAATAAAGAGGTTCACAGCTAAGCAGCCAAGCCTGCCAAGGTCTTGTTGGGACCATGTCGAACAAATACATGGGGTAAAAGAGTATGAAATGGATTCTTCAGCATCAATCTTGAAGTTCTACCAGAAATCCTTTGGCAAAGGTTCTGGAAAAGAAACAGAATCTGGCATTGGTTCACACCCAATGCAGTCTGTGTTTTTGGGGTCCGATCGTAGATATAATCGATATTGGCTTTTCCTGGGCCCATGTTGTGGAAATGATCCGGGCCACAGGAGAGTTTACTTTGAATCTTCTGAAGATGGTCATTGGGAGGTTATTGACACTGAAGAG GCTTTATGTGCCTTATTGTCTGTTCTGGATGACCGTGGCAAACGAGAAGCTTTCCTTATTGAATCTTTGGAGAGACGACGAGCATTTTTGTGCCAAGCGATGTCAAGTAAAATGGTAACCAATACTGGACCAAGGCAGTTGACacaatttgatcaatttgaggTGGACATGGTTGGAGAAGACAGTTATTCTCCAGTATCTGATGTAGATAACAACCTTGCACTGTCTGATAGTGCTAATAATTCTTTGCCTTCATCTGGGGCTGTAATTCTTGAAGTTGGAAAGAAGggagaagaagaacaaaaacaaaactggAGCCGTCTCCAAGAATTTGATTCATGGATATGGAATTCCTTCTACTTAGAACTTAATGCGGTGAAGCATGGTAAAAGGTCGTATTTTGATACGCTTGCTAGATGTGATTTTTGTCATGATCTGTACTGGAGAGATGAGAAGCACTGCAGAATATGTCATACCACATTTGAGGTTGATTTTAATCTGGAAGAAAGATATGCCATCCATGCAGCCACATGTAGGAAGCAAGAAGCTATTCTTATGTTTCCAAAGCACAAGATCCTATCATcacagatccagtcacttaaaGCTGCAATCCATTCAATTGAG TTAGTTATGCCTGAAGATGCATTGGTAGGTGCTTGGACAAAATCTGCCCATAAGTTATGGGTGAAACGGCTCAGACGAACGACATCTTTGGCAGAGCTTTTTCAG GTTCTTGCTGATTTTGTTGGTGCCATAAATGAGGACTGGTTGTGTCAGTGCAATGTTGTACAAGATTCTTATATACTTGCCGAAGAAATCATGGCATGCTTCACATCTATCCCCCACACCACATCAGCAGTTGCACTTTGGTTGGTAAAATTGGATGCCTTAATTGCACCCCTACTTGGAAAGAACACATCCTGA